A single genomic interval of Longimicrobium sp. harbors:
- a CDS encoding glycosyltransferase, protein MFVVAHIGAHVLGGAERATVSLLAGLAGRGHRVLLFCATERVEAHARDRGVATERAVLGGDTMIPHAFRFAAQLRRHRPDVLVVGTFKKMLLAALAARMARVPRVVARIGLETDTPRSRKYRFVVGRWIDAVVLKSEDMRQRYLEAGIDPRRLALIPGGVALPPRRLPSGGVRRALGIAPDALVVGAAARLARQKRLDRLLHAFAALPADVHCIVAGEGGKRAELQSLAAELGVAERVHFLGLREDVADVLDALDVYVITSDREGMSNSMMEALAAGVPVVSTDVSGARDALAPLPDGRRPGEVVGFDPAEVAAALHRVLASPALRAEMREAALERARGSLDFERMLDRWEAILAGGAP, encoded by the coding sequence GTGTTCGTAGTCGCGCACATCGGGGCCCACGTCCTGGGAGGCGCCGAGCGCGCCACCGTTTCGCTCCTGGCCGGGCTGGCGGGGCGCGGCCACCGCGTTCTGCTCTTCTGCGCGACGGAGCGGGTGGAGGCGCACGCCCGGGACCGGGGGGTCGCCACCGAGCGCGCCGTGCTGGGAGGCGACACCATGATCCCCCACGCGTTCCGCTTCGCCGCGCAGCTGCGGCGGCACCGCCCCGACGTGCTGGTGGTGGGCACCTTCAAGAAGATGCTCCTGGCGGCGCTGGCCGCGCGCATGGCGCGGGTTCCGCGGGTGGTCGCCCGCATCGGGCTGGAGACGGACACGCCGCGCAGCCGCAAGTACCGCTTCGTCGTCGGGCGCTGGATCGACGCGGTGGTGCTCAAGAGCGAAGACATGCGGCAGCGGTACCTCGAGGCCGGCATCGATCCGCGGCGCCTGGCGCTGATCCCGGGCGGCGTCGCGCTGCCGCCGCGGCGGCTGCCGTCGGGGGGGGTACGCCGGGCGCTGGGCATCGCGCCCGATGCGCTCGTGGTGGGTGCCGCCGCGCGGCTCGCGCGGCAGAAGCGCCTGGACCGCCTGCTGCACGCCTTCGCCGCGCTCCCCGCTGACGTACACTGCATCGTGGCGGGCGAGGGCGGGAAGCGCGCCGAACTCCAGTCGCTCGCCGCGGAGCTCGGGGTCGCGGAGCGCGTGCACTTCCTCGGCCTGCGCGAGGACGTGGCCGACGTGCTGGATGCCCTCGACGTGTACGTCATCACCTCCGACCGCGAAGGGATGAGCAACTCCATGATGGAGGCACTGGCGGCGGGGGTCCCCGTGGTGAGCACCGACGTGAGCGGCGCCCGCGACGCGCTGGCCCCTCTGCCCGACGGGCGCAGGCCGGGAGAGGTGGTGGGCTTCGACCCGGCGGAGGTCGCCGCGGCGCTCCACCGGGTGCTCGCCTCGCCCGCACTGCGGGCGGAGATGCGCGAAGCGGCGCTGGAGCGTGCGCGCGGATCTCTCGACTTCGAGAGGATGCTGGACCGTTGGGAGGCGATCCTCGCCGGCGGGGCGCCGTGA
- a CDS encoding glycosyltransferase, with the protein MKVVIQNNGHVWGGNEKWLATLAAGLLANGHSVVVSCRREGAVWQELARRGIPTSPIRPGTRVDVVRGMRFARWLRRERPDALLLTSWAGIPWGARAARMVGVPRVVVRLGIVRTLPARGRHPRPFRGGGVDALIVNSEEIRAEWVRSAPWFPPGEVHVILNGIVPPPPLPAGERAALRAGLGVAPGTPLIAGVGHVYPRKGFDLLIDALAEVPRAEVVIAGTGPAEESLRARAAALGVAGRVRWAGFRDDVPRLLGACDLFVLSSRNEGMANVMLEAMAAGTPVVATGVSGVRRALDAREGRPPAGWIVPPDDAPALADAIRTALAHPVLARSCAEEASWRIAHWFGPGRMVAEAEAVLAPSRAGVT; encoded by the coding sequence ATGAAGGTGGTGATCCAGAACAACGGCCACGTCTGGGGCGGCAACGAGAAGTGGCTCGCCACGCTGGCCGCCGGGCTCCTGGCCAACGGGCACTCGGTGGTCGTGTCCTGCCGCCGCGAGGGCGCGGTGTGGCAGGAGCTGGCGCGGCGCGGCATTCCCACCAGCCCCATCCGCCCCGGAACGCGCGTTGACGTGGTGCGGGGAATGCGTTTCGCGCGGTGGCTGCGCCGCGAGCGTCCCGATGCTCTCCTTCTCACCTCGTGGGCCGGGATCCCCTGGGGTGCGCGGGCGGCGCGGATGGTGGGCGTGCCCCGCGTGGTGGTGCGCCTCGGCATCGTGCGTACGCTTCCGGCCCGGGGGCGCCACCCCCGGCCCTTCCGTGGCGGCGGCGTGGACGCGCTGATCGTGAACTCGGAGGAGATCCGGGCCGAGTGGGTACGTTCCGCGCCCTGGTTTCCGCCCGGCGAGGTGCACGTGATCCTGAACGGTATCGTGCCGCCCCCGCCGTTGCCCGCGGGCGAGCGGGCCGCACTGCGCGCCGGGCTCGGGGTGGCGCCCGGGACCCCCCTGATCGCGGGGGTCGGACACGTGTACCCGCGCAAAGGGTTCGACCTGCTGATCGACGCCCTCGCGGAGGTGCCCAGGGCGGAGGTGGTGATCGCGGGTACGGGTCCGGCGGAGGAGTCGCTGCGCGCGAGGGCGGCGGCGCTGGGCGTGGCGGGGCGGGTGCGCTGGGCCGGCTTTCGCGACGACGTCCCGCGCCTCCTGGGCGCGTGCGACCTGTTCGTCCTTTCCAGCCGCAACGAGGGGATGGCCAACGTGATGCTGGAGGCGATGGCGGCGGGCACCCCGGTGGTCGCCACCGGCGTGAGCGGAGTGCGGCGCGCCCTGGACGCGCGCGAGGGCCGTCCGCCCGCCGGATGGATCGTTCCCCCGGACGACGCTCCCGCCCTGGCGGACGCGATCCGCACCGCGCTCGCGCACCCGGTGCTCGCGCGGAGCTGCGCGGAGGAAGCGTCGTGGCGGATCGCGCACTGGTTCGGCCCCGGCAGGATGGTCGCCGAAGCGGAGGCGGTGCTGGCCCCCTCACGCGCCGGTGTGACCTGA
- a CDS encoding glycosyltransferase family 9 protein: protein MSVRRVLLIQLRALGDVLLCTPAVRQLRRAHPDARIDFLSEGAGSEALAGNPWLDEVVVYRRGTAAGVRRTIELARRGYDAVVVLHFHHAPRASVVGALLPAPLRIGFDDRRPWEWRYTHVVPAAPLVSRYNAVAKLELLRPLGVVPDLTDAALDFRPAPDDEAWAGEEWKRLGLEGPQPVVALSGVSRLVHKSWGADRWAVVADELSAAGFRVLLTHGPGERGQAEALAGAVRLPVLWGHREATLAQFAALQGRCRAWVGNDGGPRHLAVAMGVPTLAVARPGKGATFTDDTPGSPHRFVEPPPGAPFTRRRPLAELQVETVAPAVLAFVRRHADAAR from the coding sequence GTGAGCGTGCGCCGCGTCCTCCTGATCCAGCTGCGCGCGCTGGGCGACGTGCTCCTGTGCACGCCCGCCGTGCGGCAGCTGCGGCGGGCGCACCCGGACGCCCGGATCGACTTCCTCTCGGAGGGGGCGGGGAGCGAAGCGCTGGCGGGCAACCCGTGGCTGGACGAAGTGGTCGTCTACCGCCGCGGCACGGCGGCGGGGGTGCGCCGCACCATCGAGCTCGCGCGCCGCGGGTACGATGCCGTGGTGGTCCTCCACTTCCATCATGCCCCGCGCGCGTCGGTGGTGGGCGCGCTTCTCCCCGCCCCCCTGCGGATAGGCTTCGACGACCGCCGGCCCTGGGAGTGGCGCTACACGCACGTCGTGCCCGCCGCGCCGCTCGTGAGCCGCTACAACGCGGTCGCCAAGCTGGAGCTGCTGCGCCCGCTGGGCGTCGTTCCCGACCTCACCGACGCGGCGCTGGACTTTCGCCCCGCCCCGGACGACGAAGCCTGGGCCGGCGAGGAGTGGAAGCGGCTCGGGCTGGAGGGGCCGCAGCCCGTGGTGGCGCTCTCCGGGGTGAGCCGGCTGGTTCACAAGAGCTGGGGCGCCGACCGCTGGGCCGTCGTCGCCGACGAGCTGTCGGCGGCGGGATTCCGCGTGCTGCTCACCCACGGACCTGGCGAGCGCGGCCAGGCCGAGGCGTTGGCGGGGGCGGTACGGCTGCCGGTGCTGTGGGGCCACCGGGAGGCCACGCTCGCCCAGTTCGCGGCGCTTCAGGGACGGTGCCGCGCCTGGGTTGGGAACGATGGCGGGCCCCGCCACCTGGCTGTGGCGATGGGGGTGCCGACGCTCGCCGTGGCGAGGCCCGGCAAGGGCGCCACCTTCACCGACGACACTCCGGGCTCGCCCCACCGCTTCGTGGAGCCTCCGCCCGGGGCACCCTTCACCCGCCGCCGCCCCCTCGCGGAGCTTCAGGTGGAGACGGTGGCGCCGGCGGTGCTCGCCTTCGTACGCCGCCATGCGGATGCGGCGCGATGA
- a CDS encoding DegT/DnrJ/EryC1/StrS family aminotransferase → MQVPLLDLTLQYRQVADDVMAAIKGVVEDQRFVLGPVVERFEREVAEMLGVRHAVGCASGTDAILLAVRALGVERGEEVVTTPFTFFATAGAIHNAGGRPVFADIDPHTFNLDPAAAEAAVTGRTRAVMPVHLFGQMADMAAFRELGDRRELAVVEDAAQAIGARQQVGGRWVTTGTLGDSCAFSFFPTKNLGAFGDAGMIVANDAALAERLAKLRVHGGRQMYHHEEVGFNSRLDALQAAVLSAKLPFLQRWSAKRREHAAFYDEALAGIGELATPLVAPGNESIFNQYTVRVRGGRREELRAFLAQRGVGSSVYYPVPLHLQECFAFLGHREGEFPESERACREVLSLPVFPELAAAQREHVARTVRAFFGA, encoded by the coding sequence ATGCAAGTACCGCTGCTGGACCTGACGCTGCAGTACCGCCAGGTCGCGGACGACGTGATGGCCGCGATCAAGGGCGTGGTGGAGGACCAGCGCTTCGTGCTGGGCCCGGTGGTGGAGCGCTTCGAGCGGGAGGTGGCCGAGATGCTGGGTGTTCGCCACGCGGTGGGGTGCGCCAGCGGGACGGATGCCATCCTCCTGGCGGTGCGCGCGCTGGGCGTGGAACGCGGCGAGGAGGTGGTCACCACTCCGTTCACCTTCTTCGCCACCGCCGGCGCCATCCACAACGCCGGCGGGCGCCCCGTGTTCGCGGACATCGACCCGCACACCTTCAACCTGGATCCCGCCGCGGCCGAGGCAGCGGTTACCGGGCGCACGCGCGCCGTGATGCCGGTGCACCTCTTCGGCCAGATGGCGGACATGGCTGCCTTCCGCGAGCTGGGAGACCGGCGGGAGCTGGCGGTGGTGGAAGACGCGGCGCAGGCGATCGGCGCGCGGCAGCAGGTGGGCGGCCGGTGGGTGACCACGGGGACGCTGGGCGACTCGTGCGCCTTCTCCTTCTTCCCCACCAAGAACCTGGGCGCGTTCGGCGACGCGGGGATGATCGTGGCCAACGACGCCGCACTGGCTGAGCGCCTTGCCAAGCTGCGCGTGCACGGCGGCCGGCAGATGTACCACCACGAGGAAGTGGGCTTCAACTCGCGTCTGGACGCGCTTCAGGCCGCGGTGCTCTCCGCGAAGCTTCCCTTCCTGCAGCGGTGGAGCGCCAAGCGGCGCGAGCACGCGGCTTTCTACGACGAGGCGCTCGCGGGGATCGGCGAGCTGGCGACCCCGCTGGTGGCGCCCGGAAACGAGTCCATCTTCAACCAGTACACGGTGCGGGTGAGGGGCGGCCGGCGCGAAGAGCTCCGAGCGTTCCTGGCGCAGCGAGGGGTCGGCAGCTCCGTCTACTATCCCGTGCCGCTGCACCTGCAGGAGTGCTTTGCGTTCCTGGGGCACCGCGAGGGCGAATTCCCCGAGTCGGAGCGCGCCTGCCGCGAGGTCCTCTCCCTTCCCGTGTTCCCGGAACTCGCGGCCGCGCAGCGCGAACACGTCGCGCGGACGGTGCGCGCGTTCTTCGGGGCGTGA
- a CDS encoding ABC transporter ATP-binding protein, whose amino-acid sequence MKIYLQILRYLRPHAGLLAISVAAMVLSAALDAFSLTLLAPFLRVLFTGGNIAADATALFGPRVGSVVQGGVDFVFGTGDTQRTASEALYLVVGVIFFALLFKNIALYVQSYTTALVEGRVTRDVRNAIYHHLLRLGLPYFQRMRAGQIISRVTGDVDQMRGLVTGNLIRSVSALIQVGFLSFVLVTMSWRLTLVALLAIPPMVLLWTRFRKRLRRGVLRVLDAVGEVASLLQETVSGIRLVKASGAEGWEEARFRRLTQRHYKALARNDRWRKFFSPATEVVTSVSILVLVLYGGHLVLVERSMEPEAFITALLVAARLMVPLKVVAQYPSVVQPGLAAGERVFEILGIPVEVEDRPGALPVPAFSGAIRLEGVDFAYGPGASPVLEGIDLEIPAGQVIAVVGPSGAGKSTLADLLPRFRDPVAGRLTLDGIDLRDLRLAELRGLMGIVTQETILFHDTVRANIAYGAPAVPHERVVEAARAAHAHDFISALPEGYDTVLGEKGTRLSGGQRQRIAIARALLRNPPILILDEATSALDTESERLVQQAVEEVMRDRTVLVIAHRLSTVRRADRIVVLETGKIVQHGTHAELLARGGTYRRLYDMQFGSGEQAAD is encoded by the coding sequence ATGAAGATCTACCTGCAGATTCTACGGTATCTACGCCCGCACGCGGGGCTCCTGGCGATCTCCGTGGCGGCGATGGTGTTGAGCGCGGCTCTCGATGCGTTCAGCCTCACCCTGCTCGCTCCATTCCTCCGGGTGCTCTTCACCGGCGGCAATATCGCGGCCGACGCCACGGCGCTCTTTGGGCCGCGCGTGGGGAGCGTTGTACAGGGCGGCGTAGACTTCGTATTCGGCACGGGCGACACACAACGCACCGCAAGCGAGGCGCTGTACCTGGTGGTGGGGGTGATCTTCTTTGCCCTCCTCTTCAAGAACATCGCGCTGTACGTGCAGTCGTACACCACCGCCCTGGTGGAGGGGCGCGTCACGCGCGACGTGCGCAACGCCATCTACCACCACCTGCTGCGGCTGGGTCTCCCCTATTTCCAGCGGATGCGCGCGGGGCAGATCATCTCCCGCGTCACCGGCGACGTGGACCAGATGCGGGGGCTGGTGACCGGGAACCTGATCAGGTCCGTTTCGGCGCTGATCCAGGTGGGGTTCCTCTCCTTCGTGCTGGTGACGATGTCGTGGCGGCTGACGCTGGTGGCGCTCCTCGCCATCCCGCCGATGGTGCTCCTGTGGACGCGCTTCCGCAAGCGGCTGCGGCGCGGGGTGCTGCGCGTGCTGGACGCCGTGGGCGAGGTCGCGTCGCTCCTCCAGGAGACGGTGTCCGGCATCCGGCTGGTGAAGGCCAGCGGCGCCGAAGGGTGGGAGGAGGCCCGCTTCCGGCGCCTCACGCAGCGGCATTACAAGGCGCTCGCGCGCAACGACCGCTGGCGCAAGTTCTTTTCGCCGGCCACCGAGGTGGTCACCTCCGTCTCCATCCTGGTGCTGGTGCTGTACGGCGGCCACCTGGTGCTGGTGGAGCGGTCGATGGAGCCGGAGGCGTTCATCACGGCGCTGCTGGTGGCCGCGCGGCTGATGGTGCCGCTCAAGGTGGTGGCGCAGTACCCGTCGGTTGTGCAGCCGGGGCTCGCCGCGGGGGAGCGGGTGTTCGAGATCCTGGGCATTCCGGTGGAGGTGGAGGACCGCCCGGGCGCGCTGCCCGTGCCCGCCTTCAGCGGCGCCATCCGCTTGGAGGGGGTGGATTTCGCGTACGGGCCCGGCGCGTCGCCGGTGCTGGAGGGGATCGACCTGGAAATCCCCGCGGGGCAGGTCATCGCCGTGGTGGGGCCCAGCGGGGCCGGCAAGAGCACGCTGGCCGACCTGCTTCCCCGCTTCCGCGACCCCGTGGCCGGGCGGCTCACGCTGGACGGGATCGACCTGCGCGACCTGCGCCTGGCGGAGCTGCGCGGGCTGATGGGGATCGTAACGCAGGAGACGATCCTGTTTCACGACACCGTGCGCGCCAACATCGCGTACGGCGCGCCGGCCGTGCCGCACGAGCGGGTGGTGGAGGCCGCGCGCGCCGCCCACGCGCACGACTTCATCTCGGCGCTCCCCGAGGGGTACGACACGGTGCTGGGCGAGAAGGGGACGCGCCTTTCCGGGGGCCAGCGGCAGCGCATCGCGATCGCGCGTGCGCTCCTCCGCAATCCGCCGATCCTCATCCTGGACGAGGCGACCTCCGCGCTGGACACCGAAAGCGAGCGGCTGGTGCAGCAGGCGGTGGAGGAGGTGATGCGCGACCGCACCGTGCTGGTGATCGCGCATCGCCTCTCCACCGTGCGCCGCGCGGACCGGATCGTGGTGCTGGAGACCGGCAAGATCGTGCAGCACGGCACGCACGCGGAGCTCCTGGCGCGCGGCGGCACGTACCGGCGGCTGTACGACATGCAGTTCGGGAGCGGCGAGCAGGCGGCCGACTGA
- a CDS encoding response regulator — protein sequence MPAPVKRLLWVDDEIDLLRPHLLFLQGRGYHVDAVSNGDDALELLRLHPYDLILLDEQMPGRSGMEVLDELRKLDPRVPVVMITKSEEDRTMTEAIGRRVADYLVKPTSPRQVLSVVTRLLEGEAIQQQVVARDFAGRFRELNARRAEPRDWREWAADYSELVDWELRLREAGETGLLAALETLLDDFRREFCRYITEVYPKWTEGGAGAPPLSVDIVPQFLAPLVGKDRAVLFVVIDCLRLDQWRALLPILEPLAQVEEALYYSILPTATPFSRNAIFSGMFPDGVSERVPGWWGWEGEGSLNSFEAELFREQLKRLTGLSMPVHYDKVFDAGDGEAMLRRLPAHLAQPGVTAVVFNFVDLLTHGRTESTVLLEVARDKEALRALTRQWFERSEALTAIREALRMGVPVLVTTDHGSIHCHRPATVFAKRDTTQNLRYKFGADLRAEDRTLAMTIKDEKALRFPPGKAATNYLIALEDVFFVYPTKLRQYQARYRGSFLHGGVSPEEMILPVALLTPR from the coding sequence ATGCCAGCACCGGTCAAACGCCTCCTCTGGGTAGACGACGAGATCGATCTCCTGCGCCCGCACCTGCTCTTCCTGCAGGGGCGCGGCTACCACGTGGACGCCGTCTCCAACGGCGACGACGCGCTGGAGCTCCTCCGCCTGCACCCGTACGACCTGATCCTGCTGGACGAGCAGATGCCCGGCCGCTCGGGGATGGAGGTGCTGGACGAGCTGCGCAAGCTGGACCCCCGCGTTCCCGTGGTGATGATCACCAAGAGCGAGGAGGACCGCACCATGACCGAGGCGATCGGCCGGCGCGTGGCCGATTACCTCGTGAAGCCCACCTCGCCGCGCCAGGTCCTCTCCGTCGTCACCCGCCTCCTGGAAGGCGAGGCGATCCAGCAGCAGGTGGTGGCGCGCGACTTCGCCGGCAGGTTCCGCGAGCTCAACGCCCGCCGCGCCGAGCCGCGCGACTGGCGCGAGTGGGCCGCCGACTACTCGGAGCTGGTGGACTGGGAGCTGCGCCTGCGCGAAGCGGGCGAGACGGGGCTGCTCGCCGCGCTGGAGACGCTGCTGGACGACTTCCGCCGCGAGTTCTGCCGGTACATCACCGAGGTGTACCCGAAGTGGACGGAAGGGGGCGCCGGCGCGCCGCCGCTCTCGGTGGACATCGTCCCGCAGTTCCTGGCGCCGCTGGTGGGCAAGGACCGCGCGGTGCTCTTCGTGGTGATCGACTGCCTGCGGCTGGACCAGTGGCGCGCCCTCCTTCCCATCCTGGAGCCGCTGGCGCAGGTGGAGGAGGCGCTCTACTACTCCATTCTCCCCACCGCCACTCCCTTCTCGCGCAACGCCATCTTCAGCGGGATGTTCCCCGATGGCGTCTCCGAGCGGGTGCCGGGGTGGTGGGGATGGGAGGGCGAGGGGAGCCTCAACTCGTTCGAGGCGGAGCTCTTTCGCGAGCAGCTCAAGCGGCTCACGGGGCTCAGCATGCCCGTGCACTACGACAAGGTGTTCGACGCGGGCGACGGCGAGGCGATGCTGCGCCGCCTTCCCGCGCACCTGGCGCAGCCGGGCGTGACGGCGGTCGTCTTCAACTTCGTGGACCTGCTGACGCACGGCCGCACCGAGAGCACGGTGCTGCTGGAGGTGGCGCGCGACAAGGAAGCGCTGCGCGCCCTCACGCGGCAGTGGTTCGAGCGCTCCGAGGCGCTGACGGCGATCCGCGAGGCGCTGCGCATGGGCGTGCCGGTGCTGGTGACCACCGACCACGGCTCCATCCACTGCCACCGCCCGGCCACCGTCTTCGCCAAGCGCGACACCACGCAGAACCTGCGCTACAAGTTCGGCGCGGACCTGCGCGCGGAAGACCGCACGCTGGCGATGACGATCAAGGACGAGAAGGCGCTGCGCTTTCCGCCGGGGAAGGCGGCGACCAACTACCTGATCGCGCTGGAAGACGTCTTCTTCGTCTATCCCACCAAGCTGCGGCAGTACCAGGCGCGCTACCGGGGCTCCTTCCTGCACGGCGGGGTATCACCGGAAGAGATGATCCTTCCAGTGGCACTGCTGACCCCGCGATGA
- a CDS encoding lipopolysaccharide kinase InaA family protein, producing the protein MMSFAPVSAGSARLLVRDGYEEMAGVLVDAWEGRAQEWIEGGRAPHPVVALPDGGKAVVRRYRRGGMVRHLNRDRYFGGDRAAHELRATEAARAGGVHAPEVIAAGRLDAFPGYRAMIATRLIPGVQDAATALLGGRDMNEVLFEAGQQIGRMHVAGVGHPDLNLRNLLVGKMGELWVIDFDRALVVEGVVPRARRQRDLARLVRSFAKLGMPLCIVRRGALEVGYLSERPDLE; encoded by the coding sequence ATGATGAGCTTCGCTCCCGTTTCAGCCGGAAGCGCGCGCCTTCTCGTACGCGATGGGTACGAGGAGATGGCGGGCGTGCTGGTGGATGCGTGGGAGGGGCGCGCGCAGGAGTGGATCGAAGGGGGGCGGGCGCCGCACCCCGTGGTCGCGCTGCCGGACGGCGGAAAGGCGGTGGTGAGGCGCTATCGGCGCGGCGGGATGGTGCGGCACCTGAACCGCGACCGCTACTTCGGCGGGGACCGCGCCGCGCACGAGCTGCGGGCGACGGAGGCGGCGCGGGCGGGCGGGGTGCACGCGCCCGAGGTGATCGCGGCCGGACGGCTCGACGCGTTCCCCGGCTACCGCGCGATGATCGCCACGCGCCTAATCCCGGGCGTGCAGGACGCCGCCACCGCGCTGCTTGGCGGGAGGGACATGAATGAGGTGCTCTTCGAGGCGGGTCAGCAGATCGGGCGGATGCACGTGGCCGGGGTGGGGCACCCGGACCTCAACCTGCGCAACCTGCTGGTGGGGAAGATGGGCGAGCTGTGGGTGATCGACTTCGACCGCGCTCTGGTGGTGGAGGGCGTGGTGCCGCGCGCCCGCCGCCAGCGCGACCTGGCGCGGCTGGTGCGCTCCTTTGCGAAGCTGGGCATGCCGTTGTGCATCGTGCGCCGCGGTGCGCTGGAGGTCGGCTACCTCTCCGAGAGGCCCGACCTGGAGTAG
- a CDS encoding glycosyltransferase family 9 protein, with product MHASDLSGARIAIVMMSAIGDAVHTLPVVNSLRAAAPDSKVTWVIQPAPHALVAGHPAVDEFVLFDRKRGWRAYRDVARATEGRSFDLVIALQVYLKAGLVTRVLRSPRKLGFDRARARDANWLFTTERIAPRGQRHVQDQYFEFLEHLGVPPLLEWRLGPTAAERTRYEGTLPRDGRPTVAFVVGTSKPAKEWPAERYAALADRLAFAGMRTVLVGGRSTRELAAAEAIRAKAQYPPLNLLEWDLRKLVYLLDRVDVLVSPDTGPLHIGVALGTPTVSLMGYTNPKRVGPYRRFHDLMIDAYGDPGEDYPVSAEYRPGRMERITVDEVAAKVALALERYSRSGLSER from the coding sequence TTGCACGCATCCGACCTGTCCGGCGCCCGCATCGCCATCGTGATGATGAGCGCGATCGGTGACGCCGTGCACACCCTGCCGGTGGTCAACTCGCTGCGGGCGGCGGCGCCGGACTCCAAAGTGACCTGGGTGATCCAGCCGGCCCCGCACGCCCTGGTGGCGGGGCACCCGGCGGTGGACGAGTTCGTCCTCTTCGACCGCAAGCGCGGCTGGCGCGCGTACCGCGACGTGGCGCGCGCGACGGAGGGGCGCAGCTTCGACCTGGTGATCGCGCTGCAGGTGTACCTCAAGGCCGGGCTGGTGACGCGCGTCCTGCGCTCGCCGCGCAAGCTGGGGTTCGACCGGGCGCGCGCGCGCGACGCGAACTGGCTCTTCACCACCGAGCGCATCGCGCCGCGCGGGCAGCGGCACGTGCAGGACCAGTACTTCGAGTTCCTGGAGCACCTGGGCGTCCCCCCGCTGCTGGAATGGCGGCTGGGGCCCACCGCCGCGGAGCGCACCCGCTACGAAGGCACCCTTCCGCGCGATGGCCGGCCCACGGTGGCGTTCGTGGTGGGGACGAGCAAGCCGGCGAAGGAGTGGCCCGCCGAGCGCTACGCCGCCCTCGCGGACCGCCTCGCCTTCGCGGGGATGAGGACGGTGCTTGTGGGCGGCCGCTCCACGCGGGAGCTGGCGGCGGCGGAGGCGATCCGCGCCAAGGCGCAGTATCCGCCGCTGAACCTGCTGGAGTGGGACCTGCGCAAGCTGGTGTACCTGCTGGACCGCGTGGACGTGCTCGTTAGCCCGGACACGGGGCCGCTGCACATTGGCGTGGCGCTGGGCACGCCTACCGTGTCGCTGATGGGCTACACCAACCCGAAGCGCGTGGGCCCCTACCGCCGCTTCCACGACCTGATGATCGACGCGTACGGCGACCCCGGCGAGGACTACCCGGTGAGCGCCGAGTACCGCCCCGGCCGCATGGAGCGCATCACGGTGGACGAGGTTGCGGCGAAGGTCGCGCTGGCGCTGGAGCGCTACTCCAGGTCGGGCCTCTCGGAGAGGTAG